One Arvicanthis niloticus isolate mArvNil1 chromosome 3, mArvNil1.pat.X, whole genome shotgun sequence DNA segment encodes these proteins:
- the Gja3 gene encoding gap junction alpha-3 protein: MGDWSFLGRLLENAQEHSTVIGKVWLTVLFIFRILVLGAAAEEVWGDEQSDFTCNTQQPGCENVCYDRAFPISHIRFWALQIIFVSTPTLIYLGHVLHIVRMEQKKKEREEELLKRDNPQHGHGREPMRTGSPRDPPLRDDRGKVRIAGALLRTYVFNIIFKTLFEVGFIAGQYFLYGFQLKPLYRCDRWPCPNTVDCFISRPTEKTIFVIFMLAVACASLVLNMLEIYHLGWKKLKQGVTNHFNPDASEARQKPLDPLPTATSSGSPSVSIGFPPYYTHPACPTVQVKAAGFPGAPLPPADFTVVTLNDTQGRGHPVKHYNGHHLMTEQNWASRVAEQQTPASKPSSAASSPDGHKGLTDSSGSSLEESALVVTPEEGEQALATTVEMHSPPLVLLDPGRSSKSSSGRARPGDLAI, from the coding sequence ATGGGCGACTGGAGCTTCCTGGGGCGGCTGTTGGAGAACGCTCAGGAGCACTCTACAGTCATCGGCAAGGTGTGGCTGACGGTGCTGTTCATCTTCCGCATTCTGGTGCTGGGGGCAGCAGCTGAGGAGGTGTGGGGTGACGAGCAATCGGACTTCACCTGCAACACACAGCAGCCAGGCTGTGAGAACGTCTGCTACGACCGCGCCTTCCCCATCTCTCACATCCGCTTCTGGGCGCTGCAAATCATCTTCGTGTCCACGCCCACCCTCATCTATCTGGGCCACGTGCTACACATAGTGCGCATGgagcagaagaagaaagagcGGGAGGAGGAGCTGCTGAAGAGAGACAACCCTCAGCACGGTCATGGTCGCGAGCCAATGCGTACAGGGAGCCCGCGGGACCCGCCCCTGCGCGATGACCGCGGCAAGGTGCGCATCGCAGGTGCGCTGTTGCGGACCTACGTCTTCAACATCATCTTCAAGACTCTTTTCGAAGTGGGGTTCATCGCGGGCCAGTACTTTCTATATGGCTTCCAGCTGAAGCCGCTTTACCGCTGCGACCGCTGGCCCTGCCCCAACACTGTGGACTGCTTCATCTCCAGGCCCACGGAGAAGACCATCTTTGTCATCTTCATGCTGGCTGTGGCCTGTGCGTCACTGGTGCTCAACATGCTGGAGATTTATCACTTGGGCTGGAAGAAGCTCAAGCAGGGAGTTACCAACCACTTCAACCCAGATGCCTCAGAAGCCAGGCAAAAGCCCTTGGACCCCCTACCCACAGCCACCAGCTCTGGCTCACCCAGCGTCTCCATTGGATTCCCACCTTATTACACACACCCTGCCTGTCCCACAGTACAGGTAAAGGCCGCGGGGTTTCCTGGGGCCCCGCTACCACCAGCAGACTTCACAGTGGTGACCCTAAACGATACGCAAGGCAGAGGTCACCCGGTCAAGCACTACAATGGCCACCACCTGATGACAGAGCAGAACTGGGCTAGCCGAGTGGCAGAACAGCAGACTCCAGCTAGCAAGCCATCTTCAGCAGCATCCAGCCCTGATGGCCACAAGGGACTCACTGACAGCAGTGGTAGCAGCTTAGAGGAGAGTGCCTTGGTGGTGACGCCAGAGGAAGGGGAGCAGGCTTTGGCCACTACAGTGGAGATGCACTCTCCACCGTTAGTCCTCCTGGACCCAGGAAGGTCCAGCAAGTCCAGCAGCGGGCGTGCCAGACCAGGTGACTTGGCCATCTAG